Part of the Phragmites australis chromosome 23, lpPhrAust1.1, whole genome shotgun sequence genome is shown below.
CAACAACCCGGTCGGCAGTGACGTTAGCGCTTACGCAATAACTCAGAATTTCCTTtagaaaataattcatgaaataAATTTAATccgaaaatatattttcttttaatagaaaaattccagaaaatagttTATGTtgtaaataaatgttttaataggttttaATTCGGttttaattcaaaaaaatagttttaatattaagaataaatgtttttagctagaaaatagttttagaaaatctagattaattctttaaatatgttttctttagtaaaataaatgcttttaatgtGTTTTATTGtaaataaaattagtttttaattctagaataatttaaataaatattttaagccttctaaaaattaggtttaattccagaaaatagttTTCATCGTTTTCAGCTATTTAAAAATTTGTTTAACAGTAGCTTTTGCGTCATaactccgatttgggcgattcttgcgctcaaaatCTTCCAAAAATCGTAATCAAGCCCACCTTCGTGTTTGTTTGTTGTGTTAGCTTCATTTTGTGCTTGCTCTTAGTGTTTTGTTCTCTCCACGTGTAGACGATCCTGTCCCGGAGCTGTTCGAGAatattcaagatcaagattttgacaacactgagcagcacttcggagaaggcaagtgtccttgaacatcttacacctatttttaggaatttatgttagttgtttatccttcattgcatgcttgtctaaattggaaatcTATGAGTATGGTTTACTAACTTTTGTCTGATTATCTTTGTCGTTGTTGATGAGTCATGAAAAGAAAATGGTAGATATGCTGGTCGTTGTCCTGGTTGGGTTagaagttaaacttgactaacgaTTATGCAACATGCATCAggtatggtaatcttttgtagcaacatggaatatGGATcataacaggatggttggtatgTGGATGGTGCATGAAGACGCATGTGTTGTGCCGCACGATGTGAATGTGTATGTTCCTGTGTgaggtcctaaggaccggttcttgaagcctgtaacctagttgaacagcgcaaccacgaggtttatatgggtacaacctagccaattaattagatgtttTTCTTATTCTGTATGCACCagtggatggttgagtggcacaagaggagacctctgcagtggatgaaatccctgttaacggtgaaaccttagtgggtgcatatggatttgaagccgctttgtaaaggccttgtagtgagatactggctctacaccccggaagtgtgaagcaaaacgggaatcacgactcgtgggtaaagtgcgcaaactctgcagagtataaaactgatggatcagccgtgctcatggtcaagagcggcttggacttcttcttgattagttgggattagggttctggtatggatggtcgggtaacTAGGTAATCTCtatggtagccggatatggaatatctggtgagtttggtagtcggatgaaattcGATGAGCCGTTCCTCTTGTTTAaattgtgtcttcacacttagtaaataggatgcctgattctgggagttataggttaagattgcttagtgcagtaaatcAGTGTCTAatcttttcttgacttaagtcCTCATTTCATACTTTTCTACAcatgcggagtacgatatgtactcacacttgctatttctaataataaatgctgctcagttgaAAAAGGCTACacaaagatcaaggaagctgaagactacaatAAAAGTAGAACGTCCTAGGTCGCGTTGCCCCTAGTCGATTGCTTGTAGTGTGCCTTGAAGTCTTCGTTGgagtttcctcttgttcttctgctGCTATTtaaaaactctggtatttattgtaataaagttattttgttcgatatagaattATTTATCACTGATGATATCATCGTATGTATGATAAAATAGATCCAAACATATATATGAAATACATTtggttgttcttttgaaaaaccggaCGTGACAGATCATGAAACATGTAGACCAATTTGTCTTCTTACGGAACATGCTTTAGAGGCAACATTCTTAAACACTGCATATTTTGCCTGTCTGGACTAGCAAAGTAAGAACTGGGGTTCTTAAGCGATGCACTGATTAAAATTGTTTCTCATATCCTTTCGCTTCACCTTAACCGCTTACTAGATTGCTGTCTCTTTGCTACATGCATCGGATCCTTGGATCCATGTCTGACTCAATTTATTATGAGTTGTTTAGGATGATGATTTTGTTAAAAAGAGAAAGTCTGACCTGAAAACACAAGCTCGTGATGCATTTAAGAAGCAGGATTATCTAAATGCATCAGTGCTCTACACACAGGTACGTTCTTAGACAACATCTTTATTTGGAGGCGCATCCATGGATCATATCCCTCCTTTATAATTGTGGTTATCCGTGTAAGTTGCTAGTCTTTTATCCACAATTCTGATTTTCGGCCATTCTATCTAAGGaataaatttttttctcaaacaagTAGGAGAACTACATATCAATATTATATACTAAGCGTGGAAGAAACGGCAAGCTCTCAGCGTGTTTAGTTCCTGTGTTGCCAGCTTCACATATACTAAGCGTGGAAGAAACGGCGAGCTCTCAGCGTGTTTGGTTCCTGTGCTGCCAGCTCCACCCGCTGCTAGGAGGGCCCGATGCCAGTGCTACCGCTAGCAAACGCTCGGTCCAGCCAGTGTCCAGAAAGATCGAGCGAGCCCGTTAACCAACGCCAGGCACCAGCGGAAAAATCTCCATGCTCCCAACTTCTGTTCGCTTCCTTAGAGTGCCCGCAAGCTCCTTCTTCGCTGCTTGCTCGACATGGTTCCCCAACGAGTCCATCCCGCACCGAAGCTCAGCAATCGAATAGGCGTTGGCGGTGGGAGCTCCTTCGCTGCTTGCTCGACGCGGTTCCCCAACGAGACCATCCCGCGCTGAAGCCCAGCAATCGAATAGACGTCAGCGATGGAAGTTGCCTTCGTCGCTCCCAGCACCAACCATCAGGAGCCCCGACGTCGACCTCCCGGCCACGGTGAGCTCCGCCGCGCCCCATCGAAGCTTCTACATGTGtacttttctttccttcctcGCAATGGAATAGACGCGGGCGCCGCCTCGGTCCTCGACAGCCGTGGGCCACCCATCGCCTCTCCCGGCGACGCGCCGCCTGGGGCACGGGTCAGCTAGCAATCTGCATCGCCGCCAGCGCCTCCTCCGAAGCCTTGCTCCCCAGCTTCTGTGCGCGCCTCGCCTGCCTTCCCTCCCTATTGTTGATTCATGGCTTCGGACAGCGGCTCCAGGCCAGGCGCAGAGCGTAGGCGAGAGGGCGTGAGCTCTGCAGTGGT
Proteins encoded:
- the LOC133906568 gene encoding uncharacterized protein LOC133906568 isoform X1 gives rise to the protein MPVLPLANARSSQCPERSSEPVNQRQAPAEKSPCSQLLFASLECPQAPSSLLARHGSPTSPSRTEAQQSNRRWRWELLRCLLDAVPQRDHPALKPSNRIDVSDGSCLRRSQHQPSGAPTSTSRPRSLCWLRLGDGEKALDDAVECKQLRPKRAKAYYRKGAALMLLKEYGSAYDTLYRGLELDPESEEMEKLFWEAMELK